In the Leifsonia sp. 466MF genome, one interval contains:
- the eno gene encoding phosphopyruvate hydratase: MAAIEAVGAREILDSRGNPTVEVEVLLEDGTVSRAAVPSGASTGAFEAYELRDGDKERYQGKGVLKAVDAVLDELGPAIEGFEASEQRLVDEALIDLDGTDNKKRVGANAILGVSLAVAKAAADSADLPLFRYVGGPNAHVLPVPMMNIINGGAHADTGVDIQEFMVLPLGAETYSEGLRWGVETYHSLKALLKSKGLNTGLGDEGGFAPELEHNRAALDLISEAIEKAGFTVGRDIALGLDVASTEFFENGVYRFEGQERTAAEMSAYYQELAANYPLVSIEDPLAEDDWEGWAHLTAELGTKLQLVGDDLFVTNPKRLAEGITKHAANSILVKVNQIGTLTETLDAVSLAQRSGMTAVLSHRSGETEDTTIADLAVATNAGQIKTGAPARSERVAKYNQLLRIEEELGDAAVYAGRSAFPRFTA; encoded by the coding sequence GTGGCTGCAATCGAAGCTGTAGGCGCTCGCGAGATCTTGGACTCGCGCGGCAACCCGACCGTCGAGGTCGAGGTGCTCCTCGAGGACGGCACGGTCAGCCGTGCCGCCGTCCCGTCCGGCGCGTCCACCGGGGCGTTCGAGGCCTACGAGCTGCGAGACGGCGACAAGGAGCGCTACCAGGGCAAGGGCGTGCTCAAGGCCGTGGATGCGGTGCTCGACGAGCTCGGACCTGCGATCGAGGGCTTCGAGGCCTCCGAGCAGCGCCTGGTCGACGAGGCCCTGATCGACCTCGACGGCACCGACAACAAGAAGCGCGTCGGAGCCAACGCCATCCTCGGTGTCAGCCTCGCCGTCGCCAAGGCCGCGGCCGACTCGGCCGACCTGCCGCTGTTCCGCTACGTCGGCGGACCGAACGCCCACGTCCTGCCCGTCCCGATGATGAACATCATCAACGGCGGCGCGCACGCGGACACCGGCGTCGACATCCAGGAGTTCATGGTCCTCCCGCTCGGCGCGGAGACCTACTCCGAGGGCCTCCGCTGGGGCGTCGAGACCTACCACTCGCTCAAGGCTCTGCTGAAGTCGAAGGGCCTCAACACCGGCCTCGGCGACGAGGGCGGCTTCGCCCCGGAGCTCGAGCACAACCGCGCGGCGCTCGACCTGATCTCCGAAGCCATCGAGAAGGCCGGCTTCACCGTCGGCCGCGACATCGCCCTCGGCCTCGACGTCGCCTCCACCGAGTTCTTCGAGAACGGCGTGTACCGCTTCGAGGGTCAGGAGCGCACCGCCGCCGAGATGAGCGCCTACTACCAGGAGCTCGCGGCGAACTACCCGCTCGTCTCCATCGAGGACCCGCTGGCGGAGGACGACTGGGAGGGCTGGGCGCACCTCACCGCCGAGCTCGGCACCAAGCTGCAGCTCGTCGGCGACGACCTGTTCGTCACCAACCCGAAGCGCCTCGCCGAGGGCATCACCAAGCACGCGGCCAACAGCATCCTCGTCAAGGTCAACCAGATCGGCACCCTGACCGAGACGCTCGACGCCGTGTCGCTCGCCCAGCGCAGCGGCATGACCGCGGTGCTCTCGCACCGCTCCGGCGAGACCGAGGACACCACGATCGCCGACCTCGCCGTCGCCACCAACGCCGGCCAGATCAAGACCGGCGCCCCGGCCCGCTCCGAGCGCGTCGCGAAGTACAACCAGCTGCTCCGCATCGAGGAGGAGCTGGGCGACGCCGCCGTCTACGCCGGCCGCAGCGCCTTCCCGCGCTTCACCGCGTAA
- a CDS encoding FtsB family cell division protein — MPKPRTQRVPVRMSRPTGTGRWLRQLHFSAFSLVMMGVLVLAVLILAPTVQAFLSQRQQIADQQHAVDQLAAQVNTLKDQRARWNDPSYLRAQARDRLYYVMPGEVSYLVIDDRPPAAKQDTTPVSSKLVKTQTDWVGSLFGSFMGAGLTQATPQQLSGTPAPDPTAPATGSPTPKK; from the coding sequence ATGCCGAAGCCGCGCACGCAACGCGTCCCGGTGCGCATGTCACGCCCGACCGGTACCGGCCGCTGGCTGCGCCAGCTGCATTTCTCGGCGTTCTCGCTCGTGATGATGGGCGTCCTCGTGCTCGCGGTGCTCATCCTGGCGCCGACCGTCCAGGCGTTCCTGTCGCAGCGGCAGCAGATCGCCGACCAGCAGCACGCGGTCGACCAGCTCGCCGCTCAGGTCAACACCCTCAAGGACCAGCGCGCGCGCTGGAACGACCCCAGCTACCTGCGCGCCCAGGCCCGCGACCGGCTGTACTACGTCATGCCCGGCGAGGTCAGCTACCTCGTCATCGACGACCGTCCGCCGGCGGCGAAGCAGGATACGACCCCCGTCAGCTCCAAGCTGGTGAAGACGCAGACCGACTGGGTCGGCTCGCTGTTCGGCTCCTTCATGGGCGCCGGACTGACGCAGGCGACCCCGCAGCAGCTGAGCGGAACCCCGGCTCCCGACCCGACGGCTCCCGCCACCGGGTCGCCCACCCCGAAGAAGTAA
- a CDS encoding DUF501 domain-containing protein produces MTRPPFDPVTDEDIAVVSEQLGRSARNVVGIAARCVCGRPTVVSTAPRLDDGTPFPTFYYLTHPAATAAMSALEATQVMAEYNDLLAEADDVATAYRAAHEQYLADRESIAVVEEIAGISAGGMPSRVKCLHALAAHALAAGPGVNPIGDLALARGDWSPAVCECRIDVAG; encoded by the coding sequence ATGACCAGACCCCCGTTCGACCCCGTGACCGACGAGGACATCGCCGTCGTCTCCGAGCAGCTGGGCCGTTCCGCCCGCAACGTCGTCGGCATCGCCGCGCGCTGCGTGTGCGGCCGCCCGACGGTGGTCTCCACGGCGCCCCGCCTGGACGACGGGACGCCGTTCCCGACGTTCTACTATCTGACGCATCCCGCCGCGACCGCGGCCATGTCGGCGCTCGAGGCGACCCAGGTCATGGCCGAGTACAACGACCTCCTCGCGGAGGCCGACGACGTCGCGACCGCCTACCGCGCGGCGCACGAGCAGTATTTGGCCGACCGCGAGTCCATCGCCGTGGTGGAGGAGATCGCCGGCATCTCGGCGGGCGGCATGCCCTCCCGCGTGAAGTGCCTGCACGCCCTCGCCGCACACGCCCTCGCCGCCGGCCCAGGAGTCAACCCGATCGGCGACCTGGCGCTCGCCCGCGGCGACTGGTCGCCCGCGGTGTGCGAGTGCCGCATCGACGTCGCCGGCTAG
- a CDS encoding S8 family peptidase produces MGDRMRRSAAREPRVAAGGPAASVRPRGARTRTARTHPARGLASIAAAALAIASTLVPATAARADQVRDLEYWLNDYGFAQAWNTTRGAGVKVAVIDTGVDGSVPDLAGAVVGGTDVSGVGAASGQKPLGDAESANHGTWVASLLAGRGTGPDSGVLGAAPDATILSASVALGKAMGPVGSDEQIAEAVRWAVDNGASVINMSLTRNTLDWPTSWDEAFQYAFSHDVVIVAAAGNRGSGTSEVGAPATIPGVLTVAGVDRAGKASFDASAQGITIGVSAPSEQLVGANPGGGYVQWAGTSGAAPLVSGAVALVRAAHPELKAPDVIERIIRTAKPAGGTVPSPIYGYGLLDAAAAVTASVSHVTANPMGDLGDWIRIHRRAESPSTPAPSTPAPGGDPQAAPVPAKLTPERALPWNRFFWPQWSVLTAFWLPFGLIAGFLALVALGGVGVWSHFRRMRSKE; encoded by the coding sequence GTGGGGGACCGGATGCGGCGGTCGGCCGCACGTGAGCCCCGAGTCGCCGCAGGCGGCCCGGCGGCTTCGGTCCGCCCGCGCGGCGCTCGCACCCGGACGGCCCGCACCCACCCGGCCCGCGGCCTCGCCTCCATCGCCGCGGCCGCGCTCGCCATCGCATCCACCCTCGTCCCCGCCACGGCCGCCCGCGCCGACCAGGTGCGCGACCTCGAGTACTGGCTGAACGACTACGGCTTCGCCCAGGCCTGGAACACGACCCGCGGCGCGGGAGTGAAGGTCGCCGTCATCGACACCGGCGTCGACGGCTCCGTGCCCGACCTCGCCGGCGCTGTCGTCGGCGGTACGGATGTCTCCGGGGTGGGCGCCGCCTCCGGCCAGAAGCCGCTCGGCGACGCGGAGAGCGCCAACCACGGCACCTGGGTCGCCTCCCTGCTGGCTGGCCGGGGGACCGGGCCGGACAGCGGCGTGCTGGGCGCGGCGCCGGACGCCACCATCCTCAGCGCGTCCGTCGCTTTGGGCAAGGCGATGGGACCGGTCGGCAGCGACGAGCAGATCGCCGAGGCCGTCCGCTGGGCGGTCGACAACGGCGCGTCGGTGATCAACATGTCGCTGACCCGCAACACGCTCGACTGGCCGACCAGCTGGGATGAGGCGTTCCAGTACGCCTTCTCGCACGACGTGGTCATCGTGGCCGCGGCGGGCAACCGGGGGAGCGGCACCAGCGAGGTCGGGGCGCCGGCGACCATCCCCGGCGTGCTCACCGTCGCCGGGGTCGACCGGGCGGGCAAGGCCAGCTTCGACGCGTCCGCCCAGGGCATCACGATCGGCGTCTCGGCGCCGAGCGAGCAGCTCGTCGGCGCGAACCCGGGCGGAGGGTACGTGCAGTGGGCGGGCACCAGCGGCGCCGCGCCGCTCGTGTCGGGCGCTGTCGCGCTCGTGCGCGCCGCGCATCCCGAGCTGAAGGCCCCGGATGTGATCGAGCGGATCATTCGCACAGCGAAACCCGCAGGCGGCACCGTGCCGAGCCCGATCTACGGCTACGGACTGCTGGATGCGGCGGCCGCGGTCACGGCCTCCGTCTCGCATGTCACCGCGAATCCGATGGGCGATCTCGGCGATTGGATCCGCATCCACCGACGGGCGGAATCGCCCTCGACGCCTGCGCCGTCGACCCCCGCTCCGGGCGGCGATCCGCAGGCCGCGCCCGTCCCGGCGAAACTGACCCCCGAGCGCGCGCTACCATGGAATCGGTTCTTCTGGCCGCAATGGAGCGTCCTCACCGCATTCTGGCTGCCGTTCGGTCTGATTGCCGGCTTTCTCGCTCTCGTCGCCCTCGGCGGCGTCGGCGTCTGGTCGCATTTCAGGCGGATGCGCAGCAAGGAGTAA
- a CDS encoding NAD(P)/FAD-dependent oxidoreductase, whose amino-acid sequence MPKILIVGGGYAGFYTAWKLEKQLRPGEAEVTMVDPLPYMTYQPFLPEVAAGSIEPRHAVVAHRRHLKTTNIITAKVTYVDHARKVATIQPPVGEAYEFEYDIVVVTAGAVSRTFPIPGVADQAVGLKNIEEAVYIRDQLLTNFDKAAGMPAGPERDRLLTVVVVGGGFAGIEIFAELRSFASTLLKRYPELSFEDTHFHLIEAMGRIMPEVSLKTSHWVIKNLAERGAQIHLETQLTSAVDGVIQLSTGESFETDLIVWTAGVMANPTIVRHTDLPIEERGRLRVRADLRVGTDEEIVEDAWGAGDVSAVPDLTGAGVGGYCVPNAQHAVRQGKLLAKNIVASLRGELPRQYYHKSLGAVAGLGVGVGVLQSGKIAMKGVIGWLAHRGYHGLAMPSWERKWRVIWGWWNNFWLGRDIVSLEAVQHPRAGFEEFAARPKPAVEAAPEEPAKKAPARKKPAAEKQPAEVTAK is encoded by the coding sequence GTGCCCAAAATCCTGATCGTCGGCGGCGGATACGCCGGCTTCTACACCGCGTGGAAGCTCGAGAAACAGCTCCGCCCGGGCGAGGCCGAGGTCACCATGGTCGACCCGCTGCCGTACATGACGTACCAGCCGTTCCTCCCGGAGGTCGCCGCGGGTTCGATCGAGCCGCGTCACGCGGTCGTCGCGCACCGCCGCCACCTCAAGACCACGAACATCATCACCGCGAAGGTCACGTACGTCGACCACGCACGCAAGGTGGCGACCATCCAGCCGCCCGTCGGCGAGGCGTACGAGTTCGAGTACGACATCGTCGTGGTCACGGCGGGTGCCGTGTCGCGCACGTTCCCGATCCCGGGTGTCGCGGACCAGGCGGTCGGCCTGAAGAACATCGAGGAGGCCGTGTACATCCGCGACCAGCTCCTCACCAACTTCGACAAGGCCGCCGGGATGCCGGCCGGCCCGGAGCGCGACCGCCTCCTCACCGTCGTGGTCGTCGGCGGTGGCTTCGCCGGCATCGAGATCTTCGCCGAGCTGCGCTCCTTCGCCAGCACGCTGCTGAAGCGCTACCCGGAGCTGTCGTTCGAGGACACGCACTTCCACCTGATCGAGGCCATGGGCCGGATCATGCCGGAGGTGTCGCTCAAGACCAGCCACTGGGTGATCAAGAACCTCGCGGAGCGGGGGGCGCAGATCCACCTGGAGACGCAGCTCACCAGCGCGGTGGACGGCGTCATCCAGCTGTCGACCGGCGAGAGCTTCGAGACCGACCTCATCGTCTGGACCGCCGGTGTCATGGCGAACCCGACGATCGTGCGTCACACCGACCTCCCGATCGAGGAGCGCGGCCGCCTCCGCGTCCGTGCCGACCTCCGCGTGGGCACCGACGAGGAGATCGTCGAGGACGCCTGGGGCGCCGGCGATGTCTCGGCCGTCCCCGACCTGACCGGTGCGGGTGTCGGCGGCTACTGCGTGCCGAACGCCCAGCACGCGGTGCGCCAGGGCAAGCTGCTCGCGAAGAACATCGTGGCGTCGCTGCGCGGTGAGCTGCCGCGCCAGTACTACCACAAGAGCCTCGGCGCGGTCGCGGGCCTCGGCGTCGGCGTCGGCGTGCTCCAGTCCGGCAAGATCGCCATGAAGGGCGTCATCGGCTGGCTCGCGCACCGCGGCTACCACGGCCTGGCCATGCCGTCGTGGGAGCGCAAGTGGCGCGTCATCTGGGGCTGGTGGAACAACTTCTGGCTCGGACGCGACATCGTCTCCCTCGAGGCCGTGCAGCACCCGCGCGCCGGTTTCGAGGAGTTCGCCGCCCGCCCGAAGCCGGCCGTCGAGGCCGCTCCGGAGGAGCCGGCGAAGAAGGCTCCGGCCCGCAAGAAGCCCGCTGCCGAGAAGCAGCCGGCGGAGGTCACCGCGAAGTAG